One stretch of Acidobacteriota bacterium DNA includes these proteins:
- a CDS encoding c-type cytochrome yields MIRSTRRSVRSFASFVIFFGVLGIFLGAVLAQSQTRPAAKAAAIPTPPPAFDDMPNPADNPPTAEKIELGRQLFFDKRLSADATRSCYSCHVCEKGLTDGLPTAVGALGKKLTRSSPTLWNIGYHKEYYWDGRAASLEKQGLAAWTGGNMGADPNQIVPALNAIPGYKAQFQKVFSTDVTADGMMKAISSFERTLFCGTTRFDRSQQGDAKALGDAAKRGWEIFRGKGGCGTCHAGILFTDMQYHNAGVGMDKPEPDIGRKKVTNADADLGAFKTPTLRDISKSAPYFHDGSVATLAEAVDVMAAGGKPNPHLDTKNLQDRKLTADEKKDLIAFLESLDCECTLSEPNLP; encoded by the coding sequence ATGATCAGATCCACCCGACGCAGCGTGCGGTCGTTCGCGTCCTTCGTCATCTTCTTCGGCGTCCTCGGGATCTTCCTCGGCGCGGTGCTCGCCCAGAGCCAGACGCGCCCCGCCGCGAAGGCCGCCGCGATCCCGACGCCTCCCCCGGCGTTCGACGACATGCCGAACCCCGCGGACAACCCGCCGACGGCCGAGAAGATCGAGCTGGGGCGCCAGCTCTTCTTCGACAAGCGCCTCAGCGCCGACGCCACGCGCTCGTGCTACTCGTGCCACGTCTGCGAGAAGGGGCTCACCGACGGGCTGCCGACGGCCGTCGGAGCGCTCGGCAAGAAGCTGACGCGCAGCAGCCCGACCCTGTGGAACATCGGATATCACAAGGAGTACTACTGGGACGGCCGCGCCGCCTCCCTCGAGAAGCAGGGGCTCGCGGCGTGGACCGGCGGCAACATGGGGGCCGATCCGAACCAGATCGTCCCCGCCCTCAACGCGATCCCGGGTTACAAAGCGCAGTTCCAGAAGGTCTTCAGCACCGACGTGACCGCCGACGGCATGATGAAGGCGATCTCCTCGTTCGAGAGGACGCTCTTCTGCGGCACGACGCGCTTCGATCGCAGCCAGCAGGGGGACGCTAAGGCCCTGGGCGACGCCGCGAAGCGCGGCTGGGAGATCTTCCGGGGGAAGGGGGGGTGCGGCACCTGCCACGCGGGGATCCTCTTCACCGACATGCAGTACCACAACGCGGGCGTCGGCATGGACAAGCCGGAGCCGGACATCGGGCGTAAGAAGGTGACGAACGCCGACGCCGACCTGGGCGCGTTCAAGACGCCGACGCTGAGAGACATCTCGAAGTCGGCGCCGTACTTCCACGACGGGAGCGTTGCGACGCTCGCGGAGGCGGTCGACGTCATGGCCGCGGGGGGCAAGCCGAACCCGCATCTCGACACGAAGAACCTGCAGGATCGGAAGCTCACGGCCGACGAGAAGAAGGATCTGATCGCGTTCCTGGAGTCGCTCGACTGCGAGTGCACGCTGTCGGAGCCGAATCTCCCGTAG
- a CDS encoding rhomboid family intramembrane serine protease has product MNFFRQILEDTASLGRDLRRGWAHVAWRLSWWRRRRGIQAEKVEAEAENVRRSIGASSKMCRECRALIPASAGTCPECGARTAHIQSGGVGRALAHLLPFEPSVSMLLVTAFFALYLVGFFVSVRLGSEPGTAETTPFAALMNLDSRALIMTGANYGPLSARGEPWRLLTAIFLHAGILHILFNTWALRTIGPLIENLYGPRKMFVLYLATGVLSNVASLWWHGLRLLQVGASGAIFGLIGVGVVYGLRRGDALGQMLRSQLMSWAIYGVVMGFLLHADNAAHIGGFLAGAAMAYVVPDADVHRGSGWERFWTVLSALGLVASVGAFALIAFMWAGAA; this is encoded by the coding sequence TTGAACTTCTTCAGACAGATTCTCGAAGACACGGCCAGCCTCGGCCGGGATCTGCGCCGGGGTTGGGCGCACGTCGCGTGGAGGCTCTCGTGGTGGCGTCGCCGGCGCGGGATCCAGGCCGAGAAGGTGGAGGCCGAGGCCGAGAACGTGAGGCGAAGCATCGGGGCCTCCTCCAAGATGTGCCGCGAGTGCCGCGCGCTCATCCCGGCGTCGGCGGGGACGTGCCCCGAGTGCGGCGCGAGGACGGCCCACATCCAATCGGGAGGGGTGGGGCGCGCGCTCGCGCACCTCCTCCCGTTCGAGCCGTCGGTCAGCATGCTCCTCGTCACCGCGTTCTTCGCGCTCTACCTCGTCGGGTTCTTCGTCTCGGTGCGCCTCGGCAGCGAGCCGGGGACCGCCGAGACGACGCCGTTCGCCGCGCTGATGAACCTCGACTCCCGGGCTCTCATCATGACGGGCGCGAACTACGGGCCTCTCTCCGCGAGGGGCGAGCCGTGGCGGCTCCTCACGGCGATCTTCCTCCACGCGGGGATCCTGCACATCCTCTTCAACACGTGGGCGCTGCGGACGATCGGGCCGCTCATCGAAAACCTCTACGGGCCGAGAAAGATGTTCGTCCTGTACCTCGCGACAGGCGTCCTGAGCAACGTCGCGAGCCTCTGGTGGCACGGGCTGAGGCTGCTGCAGGTCGGCGCCTCGGGGGCGATTTTCGGGCTGATCGGAGTGGGGGTGGTGTACGGGCTGCGCCGGGGGGACGCGCTCGGCCAGATGCTGCGGTCGCAACTGATGTCGTGGGCCATCTACGGCGTCGTGATGGGTTTTCTGCTCCACGCGGACAACGCCGCCCATATCGGAGGGTTCCTCGCGGGCGCCGCAATGGCCTATGTCGTCCCCGACGCCGACGTGCACCGCGGGTCGGGGTGGGAGAGATTCTGGACGGTCCTCAGCGCGCTCGGCCTCGTCGCCTCGGTGGGGGCGTTCGCCCTCATCGCGTTCATGTGGGCCGGCGCCGCCTGA
- a CDS encoding insulinase family protein, which produces MSSISKSARRFVAAIILAAACSPVALASPLDPAQVRVISLPSSEAPTVDLRVVIASGSADDPPGREGAAWFTAHLMARGTTPGGPLSVSVGKDSIAFSGEVPRAAFDGWYAAVRDALLKPSLDPADAQGVRAEQVRALETLGSSDDALASEALDALMYRNHPYGHPIAGWLHSASTLTREDSAAFHAAHLVKGNVVVGIAGSVSEAQIDRLRSDFATLPDGQPTRPARSSTALPSHRILLLQKPGADRVTLRIGEPLTLTRFHTDFLPLSIATAAFGAPGMAWARLGADLRFQRGLSEAAEASIEGSGDAGNPPAWESRRRERALSIRLAPKPINAKFALKLALADLEDLAANGVAAADLAEPRAAVVRAHEQETAGADHALAAAIDEAVEGASGFDERFTATAEAVTAPQTQSAAQRQLTARRVAIVAVVPDAAAFLEGLLSSETMIEYPAGIARETYRARDLDIVGMPGRMTRDAIEIVRSEAFFN; this is translated from the coding sequence ATGTCGTCGATTTCGAAGAGCGCGAGGCGTTTCGTCGCCGCGATCATCCTCGCCGCCGCGTGCTCGCCGGTCGCCCTCGCCTCCCCGCTCGACCCGGCCCAGGTGAGGGTCATCTCCCTTCCCTCCTCCGAGGCGCCCACGGTCGACCTGCGGGTCGTCATCGCCTCCGGCTCGGCCGACGATCCGCCGGGGCGTGAGGGCGCCGCGTGGTTCACCGCCCATCTGATGGCTCGCGGGACCACTCCCGGGGGGCCTCTGTCCGTCTCCGTGGGAAAGGACTCGATCGCCTTCTCCGGGGAGGTCCCGCGCGCGGCCTTCGACGGCTGGTACGCGGCCGTGCGGGACGCTCTCCTGAAGCCGTCGCTCGACCCCGCGGACGCGCAGGGGGTGCGGGCCGAGCAGGTGCGGGCCCTCGAGACGCTGGGGTCGAGCGACGACGCCCTCGCCTCCGAGGCGCTCGATGCGCTCATGTACCGCAACCACCCGTACGGACATCCGATCGCCGGCTGGCTCCACTCGGCTTCGACTCTGACGAGGGAGGACTCGGCCGCCTTCCACGCGGCCCATCTCGTCAAGGGAAATGTCGTCGTGGGAATCGCGGGATCGGTGAGCGAGGCTCAGATCGACAGGCTCCGCTCCGACTTCGCGACGCTCCCGGACGGCCAGCCCACCCGCCCCGCGCGATCGTCCACCGCCCTCCCCTCCCATCGAATCCTGCTGCTTCAGAAGCCCGGCGCGGATCGCGTGACGCTCCGGATCGGCGAGCCCCTGACGCTCACCCGGTTTCACACCGACTTCCTCCCCCTCAGCATCGCGACGGCAGCCTTCGGCGCTCCCGGGATGGCGTGGGCGCGCCTCGGAGCCGACCTGCGTTTCCAGCGCGGCCTTTCGGAGGCGGCGGAGGCCTCGATCGAGGGGAGCGGCGACGCGGGGAATCCTCCCGCGTGGGAGTCGCGCCGCAGGGAGCGAGCGCTCTCGATCCGCCTCGCGCCGAAGCCGATCAACGCCAAGTTCGCGCTGAAGCTGGCGCTGGCCGACCTCGAGGATCTCGCGGCCAACGGCGTGGCGGCGGCGGATCTGGCCGAGCCGCGCGCCGCGGTGGTCCGGGCCCACGAGCAGGAGACCGCGGGGGCCGATCACGCGCTGGCGGCGGCGATCGATGAGGCCGTGGAGGGGGCGTCGGGGTTCGACGAGAGGTTCACGGCCACGGCCGAAGCGGTGACGGCGCCCCAGACCCAGTCCGCCGCCCAGCGCCAGCTCACCGCGCGGCGCGTCGCCATCGTCGCCGTGGTGCCGGACGCCGCGGCGTTCCTGGAGGGCCTGCTTTCATCGGAGACGATGATCGAGTACCCGGCGGGAATCGCGCGGGAGACCTACCGTGCGAGGGATCTCGACATCGTCGGGATGCCCGGACGGATGACCCGCGACGCGATCGAGATCGTCCGGAGCGAGGCGTTCTTCAACTGA
- a CDS encoding STAS domain-containing protein: MKVKTVTRGNTAEIRLNGALTLGNPVENLNHAVKALLHQGISDIVVDLSRVPYADASGLGSLVAVRAGAQSLGRTLTVAGAAGKMRELLQMTGLECLRRRGGSKAVREFSFAKLAIRVA, from the coding sequence ATGAAGGTCAAGACGGTCACTCGAGGAAACACCGCGGAAATCAGGCTGAATGGGGCCCTCACCCTCGGAAACCCGGTCGAAAACCTGAACCACGCCGTGAAAGCGCTCCTCCACCAGGGAATCAGCGACATCGTCGTCGATCTCTCGAGAGTGCCCTACGCCGATGCGTCGGGGCTCGGGTCTCTCGTGGCGGTGAGGGCGGGAGCGCAGTCCCTGGGCAGGACGCTGACGGTCGCGGGGGCCGCGGGCAAGATGAGGGAGCTTCTCCAGATGACCGGCCTCGAGTGCCTCAGGCGCCGGGGGGGCTCGAAGGCCGTCCGGGAATTCTCCTTCGCGAAGCTCGCGATCCGCGTCGCCTGA
- a CDS encoding beta-galactosidase, translating to MTRAAEPRPLPANSIGWDVELGSGAEIPDPAEASTPPDPNLPPLVVRIGIPWSSVEPERGAYRWEALDALVDAAASRGHEIVLNPYGTNSLYLPSGNGIGPADTEALGAWTACLREIAARYATRVRFFQIGRSPDRPGAGTAVDYAFIFKKSAVAVKSAAPSALIALGTMSSGSVEYAAAVYEEGVAPYADALAASFDGSEKSKEDLKALSGVLLARDPGAKLWLTGVRLLLGNEGFGTLLRAYAEGIGREAALVTFDDPPDGRGRPYHLATMDRARRLFTPGFSPLVESGRGVRVLGPDGQPLAGAATARFFDPTRKLVLMPYDGGEGSHRGGFGVFVLDTADVADPMLFDLASGESSSTVSLQKDPNAGVARVALPFADYPIVLQYRRFTTPEYAAGGENVAVTGERLPTAEEIIAKMQAVQAAQDALQKSLRADARESWHFTFGTQTSVDVDFDEEFFLDPNVGAEWERKVTYVNGVRWKLKTIPELPFVNAEKVTSLPLRITLSKDYSYDYEGREVVDGRPCHVVTFKPVDTTRNLASGRVWVDEQTSARVRIAMVQSNLAAPIISNDQKDSYAPVTGPDGFTYWVLSRIEAQQLISVAGENFVLNKRVTLSRFEINDADFDAVRREALASSNQILRDTDSGLRYTQRDADGTRTVKNVNVHRNLFLLGGAIENQKLKYPIPLAGVNYFDSNLAGKGLQTNLFFAGVVLFANLSDPSFLGSKVDWNVDLEALAISIEDQMFRQDSVSGNVSEREKEAITRKTQSLTGGFGFPFAKFFKVKVEGELAYDTFAQADTKCGAFITPQDTTIQTAYLRPEFHRNAWTVALNSQWSDRQSFAPWGLDRSTDSTCPRPASSATHPDFFEGARNYTRYGGAITKEFYLPKSQKVRVQVEEMGGRDLDRFSKYAFGIFESSLRGYSGSGVRFTDGTIGHLVYNFNLADIIRFEASFDQARVRDRQLGEEFRNYSGVGIGGQFVGPWGTLIQLNVGYALASTVPEFQGQKEYRLEILKLFSQH from the coding sequence ATGACGCGCGCGGCCGAGCCCCGGCCGCTCCCCGCGAACAGCATCGGCTGGGACGTCGAGCTGGGGAGTGGGGCGGAGATCCCGGATCCCGCGGAGGCGTCGACGCCCCCCGATCCGAATCTCCCCCCGCTCGTCGTCCGCATCGGCATCCCGTGGTCCTCGGTCGAACCGGAGCGCGGCGCCTATCGATGGGAGGCGCTCGACGCCCTGGTCGACGCGGCCGCGTCCCGAGGGCACGAGATCGTCCTCAACCCGTACGGGACGAACTCTCTCTACCTCCCTTCAGGGAACGGGATCGGGCCGGCGGACACCGAGGCGCTGGGCGCCTGGACGGCGTGCCTGCGCGAGATCGCGGCGCGCTACGCGACGCGGGTCAGATTCTTCCAGATCGGCCGGTCTCCTGATCGCCCCGGCGCCGGCACGGCGGTCGACTACGCCTTCATCTTCAAGAAGTCCGCCGTCGCGGTGAAATCGGCGGCGCCCAGCGCGCTCATCGCGCTCGGAACGATGTCGAGCGGCTCGGTGGAGTACGCCGCGGCCGTGTACGAGGAGGGGGTCGCCCCCTACGCCGACGCGCTCGCCGCGTCGTTCGACGGGAGCGAAAAGTCGAAGGAGGACCTGAAGGCGCTCTCCGGCGTGCTTCTCGCGCGCGATCCCGGCGCGAAGCTCTGGCTCACCGGAGTCCGGCTCCTCCTGGGAAACGAGGGGTTCGGCACGCTGCTCCGCGCGTACGCCGAGGGGATCGGGCGGGAGGCGGCGCTCGTGACCTTCGACGATCCTCCGGACGGGCGCGGGCGTCCCTACCATCTCGCGACGATGGATCGGGCGCGCCGCCTCTTCACGCCGGGCTTCAGCCCGCTCGTCGAATCGGGCCGGGGCGTCCGCGTGCTGGGTCCCGACGGCCAGCCGCTCGCGGGGGCGGCGACCGCGCGGTTCTTCGATCCGACTCGCAAGCTCGTGCTGATGCCGTACGACGGCGGCGAGGGGTCGCACCGCGGGGGCTTCGGCGTCTTCGTGCTCGACACGGCCGACGTCGCGGACCCGATGTTGTTCGACCTGGCCTCCGGAGAGTCGAGCTCGACGGTGAGCCTCCAGAAGGATCCCAACGCAGGGGTCGCGAGAGTCGCGCTCCCCTTCGCCGACTACCCGATCGTTCTCCAGTACCGGCGGTTCACGACGCCGGAGTACGCCGCAGGAGGAGAAAACGTCGCGGTGACCGGTGAGAGGCTTCCCACGGCCGAGGAGATCATCGCGAAGATGCAGGCGGTGCAGGCGGCCCAGGACGCGCTCCAGAAGAGCCTCCGCGCGGATGCGCGCGAGTCGTGGCACTTCACCTTCGGAACCCAGACCTCGGTCGACGTGGACTTCGACGAGGAGTTCTTTCTCGACCCGAATGTCGGCGCCGAGTGGGAGAGGAAGGTGACCTATGTCAACGGTGTTCGATGGAAGCTGAAGACGATCCCGGAACTGCCGTTCGTCAACGCCGAAAAGGTGACGAGCCTTCCGCTCCGCATCACGCTGTCGAAGGATTATTCGTACGACTACGAGGGTCGCGAGGTGGTGGACGGGCGCCCCTGTCACGTCGTCACCTTCAAGCCGGTCGACACCACGCGTAACCTCGCCAGCGGCCGCGTGTGGGTCGACGAGCAGACGTCGGCGCGCGTCCGGATCGCGATGGTCCAGTCCAACCTTGCCGCACCGATCATCTCGAACGACCAGAAAGACTCGTACGCTCCGGTCACGGGCCCCGACGGCTTCACGTACTGGGTCCTCTCCAGGATAGAGGCGCAGCAGCTGATCTCCGTCGCCGGCGAGAACTTCGTTCTCAACAAGCGGGTCACCCTCTCCCGTTTCGAGATCAACGACGCGGATTTCGACGCGGTGCGTCGCGAAGCTCTCGCCTCGTCCAACCAGATCCTGCGCGACACCGACAGCGGGCTCAGGTACACGCAGCGCGACGCGGACGGGACGCGCACCGTGAAGAACGTCAACGTGCACCGAAACCTGTTTCTTCTCGGGGGCGCGATCGAGAACCAGAAGCTCAAGTACCCAATCCCGCTCGCGGGCGTCAACTACTTCGACTCGAACCTCGCCGGCAAGGGGCTGCAGACCAACCTCTTCTTCGCAGGCGTCGTTCTCTTCGCGAACCTCTCCGACCCGTCGTTCCTCGGGTCCAAGGTCGACTGGAACGTCGATCTCGAGGCGCTGGCCATTTCGATCGAAGACCAGATGTTCCGCCAGGATTCCGTGAGCGGCAACGTCTCGGAGCGGGAGAAGGAAGCGATCACGCGGAAGACGCAGAGCCTCACGGGAGGATTCGGCTTCCCGTTCGCGAAGTTCTTCAAGGTCAAGGTCGAAGGGGAACTCGCGTACGACACCTTCGCGCAGGCCGACACGAAGTGCGGCGCCTTCATCACGCCTCAGGACACGACGATCCAGACCGCGTATCTCAGGCCGGAGTTCCACCGCAACGCCTGGACCGTCGCCCTGAACTCGCAGTGGTCGGACAGGCAGAGCTTCGCGCCCTGGGGCCTCGACCGATCCACGGATTCGACCTGTCCTCGGCCCGCTTCCTCGGCAACCCACCCCGATTTCTTCGAAGGGGCGAGGAACTACACCCGCTACGGCGGGGCGATCACCAAGGAGTTCTACCTCCCGAAGTCCCAGAAGGTCAGAGTCCAGGTGGAGGAGATGGGGGGCCGGGATCTCGATCGGTTCAGCAAGTACGCCTTCGGAATCTTCGAGAGCAGCCTGCGGGGCTATTCGGGGTCCGGCGTCCGCTTCACCGACGGGACGATCGGGCATCTCGTCTACAACTTCAACCTCGCGGACATCATCCGGTTCGAGGCGAGCTTCGACCAGGCGCGCGTCCGGGATCGGCAGCTCGGCGAGGAGTTCAGGAACTACTCGGGGGTGGGAATCGGCGGCCAGTTCGTCGGTCCGTGGGGGACCCTCATCCAGCTCAACGTCGGGTATGCCCTGGCCTCGACGGTGCCGGAGTTCCAGGGACAGAAGGAGTACCGCCTCGAGATTCTGAAGCTCTTCAGCCAGCACTGA
- a CDS encoding SAM-dependent chlorinase/fluorinase codes for MPESRVPVITLTTDFGTTDHYVASIKGALLSAMTQVQIVDVSHDVPPHDIAAAAQIVRDAFPAFPPRTVHVVVVDPGVGTSRRPIIVSSDNQYFVGPDNGVFTLIYESEQFTGAVHVTATHYMTADPSPTFHGRDVFAPVAAQLARGLGMENFGEPIEDAVRLDLPKPRVTPEGVVKATVVQIDRFGNVITNLSRASLDALMTKLGRTGLRGGVGGTAITETRGTYADGAAGTPFFLFNSSSRLEIATHEARACDMLSLKTGDSVDVHIV; via the coding sequence ATGCCTGAATCGCGCGTTCCGGTCATCACGCTGACCACGGATTTCGGAACCACCGATCACTACGTGGCGTCGATCAAGGGCGCGCTCCTCTCCGCCATGACCCAGGTCCAGATCGTGGACGTGTCCCACGACGTGCCGCCGCACGACATCGCCGCCGCGGCGCAGATCGTGCGGGACGCGTTCCCTGCGTTCCCGCCGAGGACCGTGCACGTCGTCGTCGTCGATCCCGGCGTCGGCACGTCCCGCCGCCCCATCATCGTCTCGTCGGACAACCAGTACTTCGTGGGCCCCGACAACGGCGTCTTCACCCTCATCTACGAGTCCGAGCAGTTCACGGGCGCGGTCCACGTCACGGCGACGCACTACATGACCGCCGACCCGAGCCCCACGTTCCACGGGCGCGACGTCTTCGCCCCGGTCGCGGCGCAGCTCGCGCGCGGGCTGGGCATGGAGAACTTCGGCGAGCCGATCGAGGACGCCGTGCGGCTCGACCTCCCGAAGCCGCGCGTCACCCCGGAAGGGGTGGTGAAGGCGACCGTCGTCCAGATCGATCGCTTCGGCAACGTCATCACGAACCTCTCCCGCGCGTCGCTCGACGCCCTCATGACGAAGCTGGGGCGCACGGGCCTTCGGGGGGGCGTGGGCGGCACCGCGATCACGGAGACGCGGGGCACGTACGCCGACGGCGCGGCCGGCACCCCCTTCTTCCTCTTCAACTCCTCCAGCCGGCTGGAGATCGCGACGCACGAGGCGCGAGCCTGCGACATGCTCTCCCTGAAGACCGGCGATTCGGTGGACGTCCACATCGTCTGA
- a CDS encoding acetyl-CoA C-acyltransferase, giving the protein MHRDIDIVVAGAVRTPIGKFGGALSGCSAAELGAAAASAAIARAGVPPADVDELIFGNARQAGGGPNVARQIARRAGLPVEVPAYTVNRACGSGLQAIVSAAQAIRAGDARIVVAGGTESMSRLPHFVGAARFGVPEGDIAIEDGMYRDGFLCPLCGKLMGETAETLADRYGIPRAEQDAWAATSQQRAERAKREGRFEAEIAPVEVIAPGAEVRRHRDDEHPRGGVTAESLAKLPPVFRKDGTVHAGNSSGITDGAAAVVVTTAGEARRRGIGPVFRLRGYSVAGVDPGIMGIGPVPALARLAESTGVPTRDVELVELNEAFAAQVLACLKETGIDPARVNVNGGAIALGHPIGASGARIVVTLLHEMWRRKSRTGIATLCISGGMGMAALFDQAAG; this is encoded by the coding sequence ATGCATCGCGACATCGACATCGTCGTCGCCGGAGCGGTGAGGACTCCCATCGGGAAGTTCGGCGGCGCCCTCTCGGGCTGCTCGGCGGCCGAGCTGGGAGCGGCGGCCGCCTCGGCCGCGATCGCGCGCGCCGGCGTCCCCCCCGCCGATGTCGACGAGCTCATCTTCGGCAACGCCCGGCAGGCGGGCGGAGGCCCGAACGTCGCGCGGCAGATCGCGCGCCGCGCGGGGCTCCCGGTCGAGGTTCCCGCCTACACGGTCAATCGCGCGTGCGGCTCGGGGCTCCAGGCCATCGTCTCCGCGGCGCAGGCGATCCGCGCGGGGGACGCGCGGATCGTCGTGGCCGGGGGGACGGAGTCGATGAGCCGGCTCCCCCACTTCGTCGGCGCAGCCCGGTTCGGCGTTCCTGAGGGGGACATCGCGATCGAGGACGGGATGTACCGCGACGGATTCCTCTGCCCGCTCTGCGGCAAGCTCATGGGGGAGACGGCCGAGACGCTCGCCGATCGATACGGCATTCCGCGAGCCGAGCAGGACGCCTGGGCCGCCACCAGCCAGCAGCGGGCCGAGAGGGCGAAGCGGGAGGGAAGGTTCGAGGCCGAGATTGCGCCCGTGGAAGTGATCGCGCCCGGCGCGGAGGTGCGGCGCCACCGCGACGACGAGCACCCGCGGGGCGGCGTGACGGCCGAGTCCCTCGCGAAGCTCCCTCCCGTGTTCAGGAAGGACGGCACCGTGCACGCCGGCAACTCGTCGGGGATCACCGACGGCGCGGCCGCGGTGGTGGTGACGACGGCCGGGGAAGCGCGCCGGCGGGGCATCGGACCCGTCTTCCGCCTCCGGGGATACTCGGTCGCCGGCGTCGATCCCGGGATCATGGGAATCGGCCCCGTCCCCGCGCTCGCGCGCCTCGCGGAATCGACGGGGGTCCCCACGCGCGACGTGGAGCTCGTCGAGCTCAACGAGGCCTTCGCCGCCCAGGTGCTCGCCTGCCTGAAGGAGACCGGGATCGACCCGGCCCGCGTCAACGTGAACGGGGGGGCGATTGCGCTCGGCCACCCGATCGGGGCGAGCGGGGCCCGAATCGTCGTGACGCTCCTCCACGAGATGTGGCGGCGCAAGAGCCGCACCGGGATCGCGACGCTCTGCATCAGCGGCGGGATGGGGATGGCCGCGCTCTTCGATCAGGCCGCCGGCTGA
- a CDS encoding acyl-CoA dehydrogenase family protein, translating to MAVFAALDYYDTDALLTDEERMVRDTVRAFVTDEVMPVIERHNREATFPAQLVPRLAALGILGANLSEMGLPGLGAVAYGVIMRELERGDSGLRSFASVQGSLVMYPIAAYGSDEQKERWLLPLHHGKAIGCFGLTEPDHGSDPGGMTTRAMRDGPGWILNGAKAWITNGTLADVAVVWAKTDDGVRGFLVEKGTPGYSASDIRGKFALRASVTSDLALQDVRLPASAMLPGARGLKGPLSCLSQARYGIAWGAVGAAMAVFDEALTYTKNRTQFGRPLASFQLVQNKLAWMVNEITKAQLLSLRLGRLKEEGKAHPERVSLAKMNNVNIALEIARLGRDMLGANGTHDEYQVGRHMCNLEAVKTYEGTHDIHNLIIGESVTGIAAFS from the coding sequence ATGGCAGTCTTCGCGGCACTCGACTACTACGACACCGACGCCCTCCTCACCGACGAGGAGCGCATGGTGAGGGACACCGTCCGCGCCTTCGTCACCGACGAGGTCATGCCGGTCATCGAGAGGCACAACCGGGAGGCGACCTTCCCGGCGCAGCTCGTCCCCCGCCTCGCCGCGCTCGGAATCCTCGGGGCCAACCTCTCCGAGATGGGTCTGCCCGGGCTCGGCGCGGTCGCGTACGGCGTCATCATGCGCGAGCTGGAGCGCGGCGACTCGGGGCTGAGGTCCTTCGCCTCGGTCCAGGGCTCTCTCGTGATGTACCCGATCGCCGCGTACGGCTCCGACGAGCAGAAGGAGCGCTGGCTCCTCCCGCTGCATCACGGCAAGGCGATCGGCTGCTTCGGCCTGACCGAGCCCGATCACGGATCCGACCCCGGAGGCATGACCACGCGGGCGATGCGGGACGGCCCGGGGTGGATCCTGAACGGCGCGAAAGCGTGGATCACGAACGGGACCCTCGCCGACGTCGCCGTCGTCTGGGCGAAGACCGACGACGGGGTCCGCGGCTTCCTCGTCGAGAAGGGGACCCCGGGGTACTCGGCGAGCGACATCAGGGGGAAGTTCGCGCTGCGCGCTTCCGTCACCTCGGATCTCGCGCTTCAGGACGTGCGCCTCCCCGCGAGCGCGATGCTCCCCGGCGCGCGCGGGCTGAAGGGGCCCTTGAGCTGCCTCAGCCAGGCGCGCTACGGCATCGCGTGGGGCGCCGTGGGGGCGGCGATGGCGGTCTTCGACGAGGCGCTGACGTACACGAAGAACCGCACGCAGTTCGGGAGGCCGCTCGCCTCCTTCCAGCTCGTGCAGAACAAGCTCGCGTGGATGGTGAACGAGATCACGAAGGCCCAGCTCCTGTCGCTCCGCCTCGGGCGGCTCAAGGAGGAGGGAAAGGCGCACCCCGAGCGCGTCTCCCTCGCCAAGATGAACAACGTCAACATCGCGCTCGAGATTGCGAGGCTCGGGCGCGACATGCTGGGCGCCAACGGGACTCACGACGAGTACCAGGTCGGCCGGCACATGTGCAATCTCGAGGCGGTGAAGACGTACGAGGGAACGCACGACATCCACAACCTGATCATCGGCGAGAGCGTGACGGGGATCGCGGCGTTCTCCTGA
- a CDS encoding DNA-binding protein, whose protein sequence is MTFDRFGDQYLLRVMKGEEIASALRQFVQSEAIGGGSVRGIGAADDVTVAFWDTVERVYRHYRHEGLIEITSLDGNIAWKDGDPVVHVHVTAFHETEGAFGGHLVSARVSATVEIALTRFEGSVLRALDPDVGLPLLALTRRL, encoded by the coding sequence ATGACCTTCGATCGGTTCGGAGACCAGTACCTCCTGCGGGTGATGAAGGGGGAGGAGATTGCCTCGGCGCTGAGGCAGTTCGTCCAATCGGAGGCGATCGGCGGCGGCTCCGTCCGAGGGATCGGCGCGGCGGACGATGTCACGGTGGCCTTCTGGGACACGGTCGAGCGTGTCTACCGGCACTACCGGCATGAGGGGCTCATCGAGATCACCTCTCTCGACGGCAACATCGCATGGAAGGACGGCGATCCCGTCGTCCACGTCCACGTGACCGCCTTCCACGAGACGGAAGGGGCGTTCGGAGGCCACCTCGTCTCCGCCCGCGTCTCCGCGACGGTGGAGATCGCCCTCACGCGATTCGAAGGGAGCGTCCTCAGGGCGCTCGACCCCGACGTCGGCCTCCCGCTCCTGGCTCTGACGCGCCGTCTCTGA